A single genomic interval of Bacteroidales bacterium harbors:
- a CDS encoding ribulose-phosphate 3-epimerase produces the protein MEHLVAPSILSADFANLQRDIEMLNNSQADWIHFDVMDGVFVPNISFGLPVLKAVKQHAQKPLDVHLMMEQPSQFIEAFAEAGANNLTIHMETCPHLHKDIQQIHANKMKAGVCLNPHTPVHTLESIIHDVDLVLLMTVNPGFGGQKFIPHSYKKIQKLKKLIQDTGSHALIEVDGGISSENAGQLLQAGVDVLVAGSFVFKSRDPQATIRNLKEIKK, from the coding sequence ATGGAACATCTTGTAGCTCCCTCAATACTATCGGCAGATTTCGCCAATCTTCAAAGAGACATTGAAATGCTCAACAATAGTCAGGCAGACTGGATTCATTTTGATGTAATGGACGGTGTTTTTGTTCCCAATATATCTTTTGGGCTGCCTGTTTTAAAGGCAGTAAAACAACATGCCCAAAAACCGCTGGATGTGCATCTGATGATGGAGCAACCATCCCAATTCATAGAAGCATTTGCTGAAGCAGGAGCAAATAACCTCACAATTCACATGGAAACATGTCCGCACCTGCATAAAGATATACAGCAAATCCATGCCAATAAGATGAAGGCAGGAGTTTGCCTAAACCCCCACACCCCTGTTCATACGCTCGAGAGTATCATCCACGACGTTGACCTGGTATTGCTTATGACAGTGAACCCCGGATTTGGCGGACAAAAATTCATCCCTCACTCCTATAAAAAGATCCAAAAGCTGAAAAAGCTGATTCAGGATACCGGATCACACGCCTTAATTGAAGTAGACGGGGGTATTTCCTCAGAAAATGCCGGACAACTGCTCCAGGCAGGTGTTGATGTGCTGGTTGCCGGAAGTTTCGTATTCAAATCCCGGGATCCCCAGGCCACCATCAGAAATTTGAAAGAAATAAAAAAGTAA
- a CDS encoding tRNA pseudouridine(13) synthase TruD yields the protein MAWNDFSLPYLTKGIEGIGGTIKETPEDFVVEEIPVYKPAGEGEHLFIHLTKKGITTREVQKALASLYQVSSRDVNFAGIKDKHAVASQYFSVWVKDQENKDLAYQLEEKLPLKINDLSYHRKKIKQGHLLANAFNIKITRPEYPPEQAIEHIRPIIETINRKGLPNYYGYQRFGIEGNNAQKGYEILMGRRKEPNKWFRRFLLSAYQSNLFNHYLARRIQQGLYEKILKGDVAKKHDTGGIFVVEHADMEQERLTNKEICYTGPIFGKKMKSARDEAGAFEEQILTDHQITWEDLLSARLNGTRRQGIIIPTVQAEKEEDGIRLRFTLPKGAYATSVLREFMKPSHNE from the coding sequence ATGGCCTGGAATGATTTCAGTCTCCCGTATCTCACTAAAGGAATAGAAGGTATTGGCGGAACAATCAAGGAAACTCCGGAAGACTTTGTCGTGGAAGAGATTCCCGTTTATAAACCTGCTGGAGAAGGAGAACACCTTTTCATTCATCTTACAAAAAAAGGAATTACCACCAGGGAAGTTCAAAAGGCGCTGGCATCTCTATATCAGGTCAGTTCCCGTGATGTTAATTTTGCCGGTATAAAGGACAAACATGCTGTTGCTTCGCAATATTTCAGTGTATGGGTAAAGGACCAGGAAAATAAGGATCTGGCTTATCAATTGGAAGAAAAATTGCCCTTAAAAATAAATGATTTAAGTTATCACAGAAAAAAAATAAAACAGGGGCATCTTCTGGCCAATGCTTTTAACATCAAAATAACCAGGCCTGAATATCCGCCTGAACAAGCCATTGAACATATCCGGCCCATCATAGAAACCATAAACCGTAAAGGATTACCAAATTATTATGGATATCAGCGATTTGGAATTGAAGGGAATAATGCCCAAAAAGGATATGAAATCCTGATGGGAAGAAGAAAAGAACCCAATAAATGGTTCAGGAGATTTCTTCTTTCAGCATACCAAAGCAACCTTTTTAACCATTATTTAGCAAGACGCATTCAACAAGGGCTTTATGAAAAAATTCTGAAAGGAGACGTTGCAAAAAAACACGATACAGGAGGAATTTTTGTGGTGGAGCATGCCGATATGGAACAAGAAAGACTTACCAATAAGGAAATATGTTATACCGGACCCATATTCGGAAAAAAAATGAAATCTGCCCGGGATGAGGCGGGGGCATTTGAAGAACAAATACTCACAGATCATCAAATTACATGGGAAGATCTACTCAGCGCCCGGTTGAATGGTACCAGAAGACAGGGAATCATCATACCCACTGTTCAGGCAGAAAAAGAGGAGGATGGGATCAGGCTCCGGTTTACCCTGCCAAAGGGAGCCTATGCCACAAGTGTGTTAAGAGAGTTCATGAAACCTTCACATAATGAATAA
- a CDS encoding sigma-70 family RNA polymerase sigma factor, with protein MRQLKIIRQVTHREDLSIDKYLCDISKENLLSAEEEGELARRIRKNNDEEALEKLIKGNLRFVVSVAKQYQNQGLSLPDLINEGNLGLIKAATRFDETRGFKFISYAVWWIRQSILQALAEQARIVRIPLNKIGSISKINKTLTELEQKHEREPSLQEISKVVKLAPEEIKEALKHTNKPLSMDAPLNEADEDSMYEVMESDDNPPPDDNLMHESLNREIERALSSLTEREATIIKLYYGLANKHPFTLEEIGEKINLTRERVRQIKEKAIKKLKHTTRNKILKSYLG; from the coding sequence ATGAGACAGCTTAAAATCATCAGACAAGTAACTCATCGTGAAGATCTTTCGATAGACAAATATCTTTGCGATATAAGCAAGGAAAATTTATTATCGGCAGAGGAAGAAGGTGAATTGGCGAGAAGGATTAGAAAAAATAATGATGAAGAAGCCCTGGAAAAACTGATCAAAGGCAACCTTCGCTTTGTTGTTTCAGTAGCCAAGCAATACCAAAACCAGGGACTCAGCCTTCCAGACCTGATTAACGAGGGAAATCTGGGTTTAATCAAAGCAGCGACAAGATTTGATGAAACCCGCGGATTTAAATTCATATCTTACGCAGTTTGGTGGATCAGACAATCGATACTTCAAGCCCTGGCCGAGCAGGCAAGAATCGTCAGAATTCCCTTAAACAAGATAGGCTCCATCAGCAAAATCAACAAAACCCTTACCGAACTGGAGCAAAAACATGAAAGAGAACCCTCCTTACAGGAAATATCCAAGGTGGTGAAACTGGCCCCCGAAGAAATTAAAGAAGCCCTAAAGCACACCAATAAACCTTTATCCATGGATGCTCCCCTAAACGAAGCAGATGAAGACAGTATGTACGAGGTGATGGAAAGTGATGACAATCCGCCACCCGATGACAATCTGATGCATGAATCACTTAACAGAGAAATCGAACGAGCGCTTTCCTCCCTTACTGAAAGAGAAGCCACCATCATCAAATTATATTATGGTTTGGCAAACAAACATCCTTTTACACTCGAAGAAATTGGTGAAAAAATCAACCTTACACGGGAAAGAGTGCGACAAATAAAAGAAAAGGCCATCAAAAAGCTTAAACACACCACGAGAAACAAAATCCTTAAATCCTATCTGGGATAA